GTATTTCTTGAGGACGTCGGTGCGGTAGAGCATCGTTCCGACGTCGAAATAGAGAGGCGCTCCGTATAGCTTGCCCTCGTACTGGTTCACCTTGGCGAGGTCGATGAACTGGTCTGTGTCGGCCTTGGTGTAGCCGAGCTTGTCGAGCGGCGCGACCAGTCCGGACTTGAGGTACTCCAGTTCCAGACCGTTGTTCATCAGCCACACGTCGGGGCCGTCACCGGCCGCGATGGCTTGCTTGACCTTGCTGCGGCCGTCCTTCCACTCGAGCTGGGTCAGCTTGACCGCCACGTCCTTGTGGGACGTGTTGAACTCCTCGATCAGCTCCTTGAGCTTGTCGTCCTGGCCGATCCAGTACGGCATGGACCAGAACTCGATCGTGGCCTTGCCGTCGCTGCCGGATTCGGCCTTGCTGCTGCCGCCAGGCGAACAGGCGGAGGCGGTGATCGCGCACGCGGACGCGAGGGATATGGCCAGGAGTCGTCGGCGTCTGGAACGTGTCATCGTGCATTCTCCTTGGTGCGGGAGCGCGCTGAATGCGAGAGGGGAGGCGGGGAGACAGAGCCGGTGCGGGCACCGGTGGGGGTCGAGCCTGTGGTCATGGGGTGCGGACCCAGAACTCGATGGAGTGCGGGGGGACGGTGATCGTCAGCTGGGGGCCGTTCTTCCAGCCGATCGGCTGGTCGTTGGCCGACGGGCCGTACCGGTTGCCCTGGAAGGAAGCCGCCGTCTGTGTGTCGATGGTGAAGGTGAACGGCTCGGTCGCGGAGCGGTTGGTGACGGCGAAGACCGGCTTGCCGGCCGGGGTCTTCCAGGCCATGATCCGCTGGTCGTACAGCACGGCCGATTCCTCCACGTGGTAGCGCACCGAGTCCCACGGCATGTACTTCACGAAGCCGGCGACGCTGTTCCAGTTCTGGGGATTCCACGTCCAGTGACCGACCTGCAGGTCCGGGAAGCGGGAGAAGTCCGTGTCGTACGGCGGGCGCCAGTAGCCGAGCGCGTAGCGGGCCGCCTCGCTGTTGCCGATGGGCTTGAGGGCATGCAGCCAATACCAGGTCGGGGAGTTCTGGAAGGTCATCCAGTTCATGATCGACTGGGCGGTGTTGATGGTCCTCTTGTCGGTCGAGTCCGGCGGCTTGGGGGGGTCGAGGTACTCGAACTCGTTGTTGAAGACCGGCTTGCCCTGAGCGAGACGGTTGAAGTCCCTGTCGATCTGCCCGTTGCTGTCCTCGCCGATGCGGTGGTAAGTCCAGGCGTCCACCATGTTCAGAGCCACGGGGTCGGCGCGGAGAGCCTGCCCGATGGCCCCACCCCAGCCGTTCATGCTGTCCGCTGTGATCATCACGTCCGGGTACTTGGCGCGGATCTTGGGCGCGACCGCCTTGAACGTTGCGAGATACTGTCCGGCGTCGTAGAGGCAGGACGAGTACGGGGTCTGGTAGATCGGCTCGTTCTGCAGGCCCCACTGGGAGATGCGCAGGCCGCCAGCGGTGAGGTGGTCCAGGTCGGCGACCAGGGCGTCACCGAACTGCGCGAGGAACGCCGCGTCGAACTGCTTAAGCGTGCCGCCGATGTAGGAATTGTTGGACTTCCAGCCCGGCGCTGGTGACCAGTACTCGACGGAGAGACCCTCGATGCCTGCCTGGTCGCACATGTCGGCGAGTTGGGCCCGCTGGTCGGGGTAGCGGTCACGCATCAGCTTCCGGGTGGGATCCAGGCCGCGGTAGTACAGGCCCATCGCGAGCCGGCAGTAACGAAAGCCCCGGTCGGAGCGGCCGGCTTTGAGCATCTGGTTGTAGAAGCGGGTCCGCTCGGATGCGGTCAGGTCGTAGGGCACGCCGCTGACGGTGTCGGGGAGGCCGACGTTGCCGGAGCCGATCGAGTCCGACTGGATCTCGAAGCCCAGGCCCGCAATGGTCTGCTTGCGTCCGTTGTCGAAGCGGATGGTGTAGCTGCCGGATGTGGCTGCCTGTGCGGTGGAGAAGTTCACCAGGGGGGAAAGCGCGGTTGCGGCTCCTGCAACGGCCGCTCCTCGCAATATCAGTCTGCGGCTCGGGTTGTGTGCGGACATGCGGCATCTCCTTTGATGTCGGGCAGGAATCAGAGGTGCTCTGCCTTGCGCGGGTGGCCGCCCGTCCCGAGGCCGGCCACCCTGCCCGTCGGAGAGGACGGGTCAGTAGCGGGCGACGACGTAGCGGTCGACGATGTCCCAGTCGACGTCGGCGCCCAGGCCGGGGCCCTGCGGAACGGTCAGTGCGCCGTTCTTGAACTCCGGGGGGTTGGTGAGGATCCGCTCGCGGATCGGGTTGGGGAGGCGGTTGTACTCGTAGGTGCGCAGATTCGGTGTGGCGGCGCAGAGCTGTAGAGCGGCGCAGAGACTCACGCCGGAACCGACGCCGTGCGGGGCGATGTCGACGTGGAAGGCGGAGGCGAGAGCGGCCAGGCGGGTGGCCTCGGTGATGCCGCCGCAGCGGGCGACGTTCGGCATGAAGACGTCGATGGCCCGGTTCAGCAAGGATTCGCGCAGGTCGAAGCGGGTGAAGTGAGTTTCTCCGTTGACGATGGTGAGGCCGGTGCGACGGCGCAGCTCGCCGAGATTGGCGAGGTCGTCGACTTGGAGCGGTTCCTCGTACCAGGAGATGCCGAGGTCGCGTAGGACGCCGGCGACGCGGGTGGCCTGGTCGAGGTCGTAGGCGCAGTTGACGTCGGTGAGGATTTCGATGTCCTCGCCGACCGCTTCGCGCACGGCGGTCAGGTGGGCGCGGTCGGTGCGTTCGCCGCGACCGATCTTGACCTTGAGGGCCGTGAAGCCGTCCGCCACGAAGCCGTGGGCCTGGTGGGCGGAGTCGGCGGGGTCGGCGTGCAGGGCAACCGGGCTGGCGTAGCAGTCGATCCGCTCGCGGATCGGGCCGCCGAGCAGGCGGTGTACGGGGACCCCGGCGAGCTTGCCGCGCAGGTCCCACAGCGCCAGGTCGATTCCGGCCAGGGCTTCCAGGTAGAAGCCTCCGTTGTGGCCGCCTGCTGCTTGGCCCTGGTAGAGGCGCTCCCATACCGCAGTGGTGGCCAGGGCGTCCTGGCCGATGAGCAGCGGGGTGAGGATGGTGCTGACGACGGTGGCCGTGACCTGGGGGGAGGGCAGCCCGTAGCACTCGCCGATACCGACCGTGCCGTCCTCGGCGTGGATCTTGACCAGGGTGGCGTACTGGCCCCGGCGCGGCAGGACCAGGTGGCTGGAGGCGGGGTATCGCAGCCAGTCGGGGACGTCGTCCGGCGAGTCGTAGAGGTCGTCGAAGCTGGCGGAAAGGGCCAGAGTTTCGATCTTGGCGATGCGCACGGGGTGCGGGGACATGAGGGGCTTCTCCAGTGAGTCATGCCGCCGGGCGGACGTGCGGCCTGCGCCGGCAGCGCCATGTGGGGCTCAGTCGCGGGCGGTCTCGCGCCCGGTGAAGACCGCGATGAAGGTCAGGGCACAGGCGGCGAGGACGTACACGGCGACCAGGTTGGTGGAGCCGGTGGCAGCGAAGAGGGCGGTGCCGATGAAGGGGGCGGTGCCGCCGAAGATCGCGCCGCTGAATTCGCGGCCGGTGCTCACACCGCTGAAGCGGACCTTCGCGTCGAATTGCTCGGCGACCAGCGCCGCCTGGGGGCCGAAGACCATGTCCTTGCAGATCGGCATGGCGATGACGTAGGCGAGGAAGATCAACGGGGTGCTGCGGGTCTCCAGCAGTTGGAAGAAGGGGAAGACGAACAGGGCGGTGGCGGCGAGGCCGATGGCGACCGTCCTGCGTCGGCCGATCTTGTCGGACACCAGGCCCCACAGGGGGATGGCGCCGATCTCCAGGGTGGCGGCGAGGGCGATGGCCCAGAGCAGGGTCGACTTGGGAATGGCCAGTGCGCTGGTGGCGTACGCCAGCGTGAACGCTTGGATCAGGTAGCCCCAGACGAAGCCGGAGATCGTGATTCCCATGGTTCGTACGACGGCTCCCGGCTGGGTGCGCAGGGTGTGGAGCAGGGGGAAGCGGACCTTCTCGTCCTGTTCGTCGATCTGGGTGAAAACCGGGGTCTCCTCGATGCCCCGGCGGGCCCAGATACCGAAGAGCACCAGGCCGAAGCTGAGGAGGAACGGTACGCGCCAGCCCCAGCTCAGGAACGCGTCCTCGGGCAGGAGGGAGATGAGGCCGAACACGGCGCTCGCCAGAACGAAGCCGGCTCCCGTTCCCATGGCCGGGATCGCGCCGTGCAGGCCGCGTCGGCCGGGGGGAGCGTTCTCCACTGTCAGCAGGGTCGCGCCGGCGAACTCGCCGCCGACCGCGATGCCCTGGGCGACGCGCAGGACGATGAGGAGGATCGGGGCCCAGATGCCGATCGTCGCGTGGGTGGGCAGCATGCCGACCATGGCGGTCGCCACACCCATGATCAGCATGGTGATGAGGAGGACGT
This region of Streptomyces sp. NBC_00513 genomic DNA includes:
- a CDS encoding MFS transporter; the protein is MSTFSVSESPATKQSPQPANRRRTMVASTVGTVMEWYDFNLYGLASALVFGPLFFGSSSTGATLASFATFAVGFAARPIGGVVFGHIGDRIGRKYVLLITMLIMGVATAMVGMLPTHATIGIWAPILLIVLRVAQGIAVGGEFAGATLLTVENAPPGRRGLHGAIPAMGTGAGFVLASAVFGLISLLPEDAFLSWGWRVPFLLSFGLVLFGIWARRGIEETPVFTQIDEQDEKVRFPLLHTLRTQPGAVVRTMGITISGFVWGYLIQAFTLAYATSALAIPKSTLLWAIALAATLEIGAIPLWGLVSDKIGRRRTVAIGLAATALFVFPFFQLLETRSTPLIFLAYVIAMPICKDMVFGPQAALVAEQFDAKVRFSGVSTGREFSGAIFGGTAPFIGTALFAATGSTNLVAVYVLAACALTFIAVFTGRETARD
- a CDS encoding mandelate racemase/muconate lactonizing enzyme family protein — encoded protein: MSPHPVRIAKIETLALSASFDDLYDSPDDVPDWLRYPASSHLVLPRRGQYATLVKIHAEDGTVGIGECYGLPSPQVTATVVSTILTPLLIGQDALATTAVWERLYQGQAAGGHNGGFYLEALAGIDLALWDLRGKLAGVPVHRLLGGPIRERIDCYASPVALHADPADSAHQAHGFVADGFTALKVKIGRGERTDRAHLTAVREAVGEDIEILTDVNCAYDLDQATRVAGVLRDLGISWYEEPLQVDDLANLGELRRRTGLTIVNGETHFTRFDLRESLLNRAIDVFMPNVARCGGITEATRLAALASAFHVDIAPHGVGSGVSLCAALQLCAATPNLRTYEYNRLPNPIRERILTNPPEFKNGALTVPQGPGLGADVDWDIVDRYVVARY